Part of the Lolium rigidum isolate FL_2022 chromosome 6, APGP_CSIRO_Lrig_0.1, whole genome shotgun sequence genome, aagtttctttatccaagatcgtgcggctccactcagatgcacctggatgctttgcatagctgttgctctggttcctcctgtgagctttactgtctcgagataatcaactagccaatcctctggatcttgaaggccgtcgaatttcttgaaattgtcgggtaacttgaatcctgaagggactcgagtttttcggactctcctcgtgaagcatggcaagccacacatatcttcgtcgttaagctctGGGGATTGCCGATGTTCCTTTCtgctttgccgtgctctgtcgacccttgcctgtgctgccgtgtctcttgctccacttggtccttcaggggctgccgctgttgctgctgcaggtcgtggactattttgccttgccgctccatcgggaggcgttgatacaaacgctgtccccatagctccaactcctgctatcgccatattgtatagtgtttcccttggatctcctggaggtggtttagatgcgaggataaaagcttgtgtcgccatatacccagcctctggtgtcttagggatgatgttccctcttgtatctatcgacataaaggacatgtcgaggttttggaccaagtgctctctttctgcttcgggtatgtgttgtaaccttgatcttcctctgttccgagcctccctgtggctatcacccgaagttctagattgtcgactcaaatctgcccttctcctcgctggatgcgaagctgcctcctttcttacgtttaactcagctgtctgtttttccaattctcttgcagctcgtgcgagcctatattgatatgcttgcaattcctctggtgtggctgtggtggccattggttctgaaccgttcatagctctcgcggctctatcccacgctgcttgcgagagttgaactctgtctcgcggctgtggcccgacgtatttattgcCCAGGCCTCGTCGCAgatcggagggatcgacgtatggatttcccagatcgtcgaaagcctcagatgtttcctcttgatcttcaatggcataaatctgatgatattttgtattcagatctatgttgggtttggtgacatcatcgttgagattgatgaagaccttgcccactgtgatagatttgtcgatgaagtcgtaactgtcgacatcgcttgagccatcgcttatatatgagtccgcagatgactcaaacgacatgtcgctgaagatcttggtgagtttctctcttgccctggtgctgacgtagcgtgtcgacgaagttttttcttcccctgattcggttgacgatgtatagcttgaaaaatcagaatcgaccgtcgacgatcccgacgaaatcggaatttcgacacgatacgatccttctttctcgacacgaaagcgaaaccttccgaacgtcatctccataggctccgccaggtacgcatatgcatccaaacgggagggtgggtgaggaacaaaatcgacaggaccagcagcgatctgtttaccttgatccattgcgttgcttgcggttgatgatgtcgaagatcttgaacgtgccatcgagatcagatccttacgcctctagttcccacagacggcgccaattgacaaggtatcaacttgtcaatgcctatggattgtaggctagggtttggttggaagtagagggcaagtagatctcgaaggtttcagccgaaaagtactcgacgattatgaaaactagggtttgtaaacaatgattcgatgatctctgtccctcgactcccccttatataggaggcggagccgagggattcgtgtagtacaagttacatagtccgggaaggtttctaactcatcccgtaagattacaattaacacttcctattacaactctatctttccttaaatacatcttgggctcccgaatcttcttattcttcgggtagtggaccttcagtaaaccccgggtactatcttcggcaggcccatttgggatgcctatgtcagccggccccctccccttgcccctcattatataggtggaacccccaagtgttggactacaagtcttcgaataagaccccaactcaaaaccttccatgtgtagggaaacctacccaaggtgggattcccacctcaagtgggactcccacccttccatgaggggggtggtcggccacccttggtggagtccacctgggactccacccctctagggttggccggccatgggaggtggagtcccgaagggactccgccttccaaagtgatttcttccggacttttctagaaccttctagaaccttccataaatgcaccggatcattttcaaacttataaaatgacttcctatatatgaatcttattctccggaccattccagaactcctcgtgatgtccgggatcccatccgagactccgaacaaaacttcgaaatccattccatattcaatatctactaatacgacatcaaaccttaagtgtgtcaccctacggttcgcgaactatgtggacatggttgagacctctctccgaccaataaccaatagcgggatctggagatccataatggctcccacatattcaacgatgacttagtgatcgaatgaaccattcacatacgataccaattccctttgtcacgtgatattttacttgtccgaggtttgatcatcggtatctctataccttgttcaacctcgtctcctgacaagtactctttactcgtaccgtggtatgtggtctcttatgaaccattcatatgcttgcaagctaatatagacgacattccaccgagagggctcgtagtatatctatccgtcatcgggatggacaaatcccatcgttgatccatatgcctcaactcatacattccggatacttaatcccacctttataaccacccatttacgcgagtggcgtttgatgtaatcaaagtacctttccggtataagtgatttatatgatctcatgatcgaaaggactaggtaactatgtatcgaaagcttatagcaaataacttaatgacatgatcttatgctacgcttaattgggtgtgtccattacatcattcatataatgacataaccttgttattaataacatccaatgttcatgatcatgaaactatgatcatctattaatcaacaagctagttaagaggcttactagggactcattgttgtttacataacacacatgtaccaatgtttcggttaatacaattatagcatggtatataaacatttatcataaacacaaagatatataataaccacttatattattgcctcttggacatatctccaacaacttCGCAAGCTATTTTCCATCTTACGCCGTTAAGGATACCGCCAGGGTGCCtcgcctccatgaataaaatggagTGTGCTTTCCTTTGGGCCGGTACCAAAGAGGTCACCGGTGCCAAATGCAAGCTAAATTGGGAGGCGGTTTGTAGGCCAAAGAAGCTTGGTGGCTTAGGCATTCTTCACATAGAGAATTTTGCGAGAGCTCTCCGGTTGAGGTGGCCTTGGTATGAGTGGAGACATCTAACCAAGCTTTGGGTCGGCTTGGGCAAGCCATGTGATGAGTTTGACATGGACCTATTCTACGCCTCTAGTACCATTACCATTGGGAATGGGAAGATCGCAAACTTTTGGGACTCCCCTTGGCTCAGTGGATTGAAGCGCAAAGAAATTTCCCCGCTCATTTATGAGGCATCCACAAGAAAGAAATGGAAAATCAATCAAGCTTTGCTTGCCAACGCTTGGGTGGCAAAAATTAGGATAGACACAAACCTCACCGTCCAACACATACATGAGTACATCCGCCTTTGGACGCTTCTCCAACGAATCCAACTCGTTGAGCATATTGACGATACCATCACTTGGAACACCACTTCGAACAGAGAATGCTCCTCTACCGCGGCTTACAATGCACAATTCTTTGGTGCCGAACAAGATTGTTTGGAAGGCTTGGGCCCCTCCCAAAATTAAGTTCTTTGCTTGGTTGTCTCTCCAAAACAGGATTTGGACGGCGGACCGTTTCAAGAGGAGGGGTAGGACAAATTGCGGTTTGTGCCCGCTATGCAAGCAAACTCAAGAAACGATGGCTCGCCACTTCTCCCATTGCCGCTACTCCAAACGCCTTTGGGGTTTAATGAATTGTTGGATTGGCATCCCCTCCATTTGCACCCATGAATGGACATACGATCTCACCCTTCTGGATTGGTGGACGAAGGTGTTAAAGGACGCAATGGCAAACCAGAAGGCTATGGCCTCCCTTACCATGCTCGTTACTTGGACCATTTAGAAGGAGAAAAATGCTAGAGTCTTTAACCACAAGTCCGCCACCCCTACCATCCTCCTTGACATCATTAAAACCGAGGCTAAACTTTGAGTAGCCGCGGGAGCAAAGTGCTTGAGTTTTGTAATAACGAGAGAGTAatccttttgtttttatttggtcCAAAACTTTCTCTTGTCAAGACACTTTCCCCTTAATTAATGAATGGTGTAAAATCTTTTTCCCCCAATTTCAAAAAACAAATTCCCCCCTTTTATGTTGTATAAAATTATGAGCCATCCAGGCAATCACACCATCTGAATTGTTCATTTGGTTCTTATTATGCGGCTCTCAAATTAAGTTGGAGCATTTTTCCCTAATGCACAACTAACACAAATGGAGGGATGTGGGGGTGTACTAGGAGGGCATTTGGATGTAAATAACTTGAATTTATGGTAATATCGTATACCAACTACACGAAGCGACACAAAGTACCCCTACATGTGCTTCTTTGCTTCGAGGACAAATCTATGAAGCACTTCATCTAGAACAAGCGGAGAAGTTAGGTGTTTGGGTGAGCCCATACTTCtgcaaacccaaaagaaatataaACCCGAGccccagcccaaacaaacagcccTGAGTGACCCCTTGGACTCAGCCCATGTTTTTCGGCATCCACAAATATAATATTTATTACTACCTACCTAACTAGGTAAATGTTATGTAAAACTGAATTTTCACCTTAAACATGGTACTGCATAATATTTCCTCCTTTTATGTTGTATAAATTTAGCAACACTATCTACGGTATTATTATGATATGGATCTCTAaacaacatactccctccgtcccaaaatatagattactATTAAATTTTGTTGGCCAACAAATTACTACTTTGATTATGCTATGTGATGTCTGCAAGTACACAGGAAATGTGTAGTTAGTTTCAAAAAGTAAGAGGATCGAACCACGACGGAGCTATTTGGTAAAGGTGTAACTGCCTCTTGCTACCTTCATTTAGATGTAGCTGTGAGTTATGGTTGATCCAAAGCAAAGCGGAATGAGATTGATTGATTGAGTGTGAGAAAATTGATTGTGAATAAAGTGAAAAGAGAAAAGAGACAACGTATGCGCTGTAAAGTACTTGGAACACTTGGAGCTGCAATAAGTGTAAAACATTCTCATGAAGTTGCAGATTCACAGATAACATAATTATTATTTAATTAGGATGCTATAAAGTCTTTGTGGTATGTGTGTACGACGGGATCCCACATAAAAGTGCACTTAGTCGCACTAACATACGCCCCACATAACCACCAATAGTCCACCACACCAGCGGTTGGAGTATTCTAGTATTTAAGAATCTCCCAGTGGTTATGGATATCAACTCTTGGATctcgccacccccccccccccgccccccttGTTAATATATAGTTGGTGGAGGCGGCGAATGCTATCACGTGCATACaacgatgatttcctccaatgtTCTTAAGGCAAATATTGTGTGGTCCACAACACACAACATCATTGAAGAAGACCACCACACACATATTACAAAAGAAGACAACACAAATCTTTATCTAATTTCATGATATTTCAAGGGTTTCTCCATCTTTCCAAGAACTGATGGAACTACTCGCACATGGAGGCAAATACCATCATCATGATTATAGGAATAGAATATGAGAGATTGGATGAATGCAAGTGTAAATCCTCGCCGGGGTTTGGAATTATAACAGTATGGATGAAGATGGTGAAGGTGTtgatgaaaatgatgatgatcgaTGCCCAAGCCTCCAAATTCCAAGAAGAGGCAGCGATGGATTCCCGATGCGAGTCCTCCCTCCATACCCCTTCCAGAGgtgaggtttcgtgggtttctgtGTCTGTGCGTATTGGATCTCTGATTGCACGGGGTAAAAGTATTTGACTAGCCGAAGCCACCGATAGCTCGTACCGTCATCCCATACAGACACGATCATAATATTGGTGGTTAAAACATATATGCACATCTCTTCGCGATTTCTCTCTTTCGCTTGACACCCTGGTGCGTGAGTGAGAAATATGAAAGGTATTTACTGCTTCCGATCACCATATTTCTGTGCAAAATTGGTCTTATTAATTGATTTGTCCATCAACCTCCTTATTTTTGGGATCATGCTGAAACAACTCTGTCATGTGCACGCGAGCATGGTAAAATGCTAAAATCGTATAGTTATGTAAAACATAACAAAAAAAACACGGTGCAAAACACACTCATCAATTTGTACTTATAATATGTTCACAAAATTTGATAAATATATGTGAAATAAAATAGATTTGCAACATCAATTCAACAATGTCATATAAACATTTTGAATCCACTACAACAAAAACTGCTTGCAAAGGCACTTTTCTAGAGGCAGTTTATATTTGCCTCTGTCAAACTGTTAAATAATTATGTAGAGACACTTttcttgggagagagatacttctTTTAGACACCATGTAAAGTTTCTTAACTGTGGAGACACTAGTTGAGACATTTTTGTCGTGAGTATCAATTACGTGTTTAAAGGCGTTCTATGAGACACTTATCATATATAGGCATTTTTAAGATACTTTCCAAAGTGACCTTACATTATAGCTAGGGACACAGTTTGAGACACTATTTACAATTAGAGGCATTTTACATAATTTTGAGGCATTCAATATAGTACTGATAAAATTTTATTGAAGAGACTTAGCAAGATGTTGTGTGAGACTAAGTGGTTAGGTGGGTACAAATTTTCCTAAAGATCTCGAGTTTAAGCATTTCCAATGTTTTTAtaatttatttttctctatgctagagaataatgacataaaaaaaatgaattagtgctaggaggaactagacactaaatgatatagtagaagcgggacctcggcgtgagaattccagaaattcatTCCTAACAAGATTTgaactctggtcgttggggtgcgccactacgaccccaaccactgggctatgcccacgtcctcaGAATAATGACATAAGACGTATCTTTTCTAAAGTCTCATAGAATCTATAGACAATATGTAGTGCCTCTACGTAATATCTTGCAATATGCTAAGATATTCTATAATTGTCTTTTAGCCCTAGACATACTGCCCGTAGTGACACTTATGTGATACTTAACAAGTGTCTCTACTCTAATGTAGAGGTCGAGGTAATGTATCTAGGGGACCAAAATAATATCTCTAGAGGCTATTTTTCTTGTAGTAATCCATATAAATGGTACATGTTAGTGGTCAAAGTCGTGATAAAAGCGTGCGAAAAAGTATGCCTTATATTTTGAGACCGAAGGAGTACTTGCCATGTAGATTTATATGCACTGGCTAATTGTGCTTAAATATGTTTTCAGCTGCTTTTTATGGAGCTTCATTCATGAGGATCTGGGATTGCAGTGGCAGGCCCCGGACCTTAGAATTTTTTGTGAAAACTTTttaacacttcaaaatatgtttttgtgGTAGATGGAGCATATGCACCGGGGAGATGAATTGAGTTTCGACCCTACTTTTGCATTTGAATCTCTATTGTATGAACacggttgctttatttataaaactCGTGGAAGGATTTTTTTGAGAAATATATTTTCTATATTTGAAGTGCTTACCTGCATTGCAACTTTGCAAGTGAGTGATCGGTAGTCAGCTGGAAAAGTTTACCTTCGCAAATGGCCCTTTACTCTTCACGGGAACGCATACTACCCCAAAAGAAAACATGTCAGTATACAGCAGCACCAGTGATCTCTCAACACAGCAACCTAATTCTGTCAAGGACTCGACTCGAGGGTCGCATCTACCAAAATACCGTCGTCTCATTCTCTGCCCCCAGCCGCAGGTTGCTCTGCTCCCATCACCACAAACTAAGCAAAACCCCAAAGAAAGACACCCACCTATTTACTTATCACGCGCTCCGCTCCCTCTCCACACTATCGCCAATGAAACTTGCAGAGCCCATCGTTCTCGGAGCGACTATTGGTCGATGGCCGAGACCAAGGGCATGCACGAGCAGACCACCGGGTGCCTCCCCGTCGACCAGTCCTGCTTCGCGCTCTCCCGGCTGTCCAGCGCGTACCGCAACAGCAGCAACGCCCGCAACAACGACCCGGCCTGCTGCTCCACCACCTCCTACCTCGAGGTCCTCGGCATCTCCTTCGCGTCGCTGCTCATCATCCTCTTCGTGCTCTGCATGATACGCTGCTACCTCATGCGGCGGGCCGTGAACCGGGTCACGGTGGGGTCGGCCGCGGCGGGGGCGGCCGCGGCGGTCAAGAAGCGGCCCGTTGGCCTTGGGGAGGACGCCATCGCGGCGCTGCCAAAGTTCGAGTACCGGGACACCGGCGAGGAGAGCGACCGGTGGGAGTGCGCGATATGCCTATGCACGATGGCCGACGGCGAGGTCGCCAGGCAGCTGCCCAGGTGCATGCACGTCTTCCACCGGACCTGCGTCGACATGTGGCTCGTGGCGCACACCACATGCCCCATCTGCCGGGCCGAGGTGGTCAAGCCGGCGGATGACAACCACAGTTGCGCGAAGAggccggccgcggaggcggaggccgggccTTCGTCCGCCTCGGCGTCGGCGTTATTGCAGGATGGCGAGAGGGATTTGGAGGCGCAATTGTAGCGTGACAGGCGCAGGTTCTAGCTTATGCACTTTAGAATTTTTGTAGGTGTAAACAGTTTCTCTTTTTGGCACCCCGTTTAGGGAGGTGGTCCGTTTGATTTCATTCAAccggttttcaggaaaagaaaaaCATGAAGAATAAAAGGATAAATTCTAGGTATTTCCTTCTCTTGTCTGAAAAGATTTCTCGTGTTCAAACGGCTCATAAAACGCTGGTGTGATGTCCTTTCCATGGCCTAGCATCGGGAAGCCTGGTTGCAATTGGGGATGCGAGAATTGACACCTATATGCCTTAAGAAAAAGATGAATATTTTCTTTCAGCAAGAGGTGATGTTTTCATTGGTAGTGAGCCTGTatgacttcgtcaatcttaagATTCAACCTGCTGCCCAAGTTTTAGGAGGTGCTCAATTGCTCATAGAGGTATGATATGCATATATGCCTATGTGCGTTTATGTTAGTCAGTGTATGCATGTGTATGTGTGTATTTCTATAAAAGATCACACGACgagcaacaaaacaaaaatagatATAAAGCATGTCGATTATTGTAAATAAAAACTAATCAAAACACCTGTTGTTATCGTTCAACGTTGTCTCTCCAACTGACCTAGTTCTATCAGGCCATAAAGCTAACGCACAATTTGAGTAAGGGAATGCATATTAATCAATACATATAGTGTGTGTAATACCCTTCCATGTCACCTATAGACACTTTCGATACATATAATttagccggaaattcaattcggctcctgggtgcaTATACTTTCTCTATCAAAAAAgtgtatttcgaaatgtcgaaaatttttgacaaaaaattctacatgtatgtGACGCCTTGTAAccagtaccatgaggattccagcgatcccgccgaaattcgcacgatatcgatccagagacgccctccgacacgacgtgtgcgataaatcacacacgtgatgccagaggaattaacacgagcggtaatattacaacaggattacaatagagcccacaagaaacatatattacaacaacgattccaatgagtcaagatacaaatatacaagatccgaatcatacagaaaattgaatgcgtccgagtacggacaagatacaaattggactaagagttctAAAGATAAACGATAgcatccataaccctgcccaggccaagccggaagggtaaccttgctaacgtcgtcttcatcgaacataactTCATACCTACCCAGTTATGTCCCAAGAAACAGCAATAAGTATGGGTTCGTACTTaataagacttcaagacgtataagcattcgtcaactagtcgtcctttgtacttgaggcacgcaggggacttataggatgcaagaggaacgtcatcggCAATATGGTGggtttaagcggcagcgcgcaagcactaaaaacctatagagacactctacaacattcgtctaccaGAGAAGGGAGAGAGCGcagaaactaacagttctatactctgcaaccaTAACACGACCGATGTGTTCCCCCATCGCatggaagtacttacaaaggcactcacacggtggacaagttttattaggtaactgatggcgtgtaactcacacgttcgttgggaaccccaagaggaaggtatgatgcgcacagcagcaagttttccctcagaaagaaaccaaggtttatcgaaccaggaggagccaagaagcacgttgaaggttgatggcggcgggatgtagtgcggcgcaacaccagggattccggcgccaacgtggaacctgcacaacacaaccaaagtactttgccccaacgaaacaagtgaggttgtcaatctcaccggcttgctgtaacaaaggattaaccgtattgtgtggaagatgattgtttgcgagaaaacagtagaacaagtattgcagtagattgtatttcgagtaaagagaattggaccggggtccacagttcactagaggtgtctctcccataagacaaacagcatgttgggtgaacaaattacagttggacaattgacaaataaagagggcatgaccatgcacatacatatcatgatgagtatagtgagatttaattgggcattacgacaaagtacatagaccgccatccaactgcatctatgcctaaaaagtccaccttcgaggttatcatccgaaccccttccagtattaagttgcaaagcaacagacaattgcattaagtatggtgcgtaatgtaatcaacaactacatccttagacatagcatcaatgttttatccctagtggcaacagcacaacacaatcttagaactttctgtcactgtcccaggtgtcaatgcagacatgaacccactatcgagcataagtactccctcttggagttacaagcatctacttggccagagcatctactagtaacggaaagcatgcaagatcataaacaacacgtagatataactttgataatcaacataacaagtattctctattcatcggatcccaacaaacgcaacatatagaattacggatagatgatcttgatcatgttaggcagctcacaagatccgacaatgatagcacaatggggagaagacaaccatctagctactcgctatggacccatagtccaggggtagactactcacacatcacaccggaggcgaccatggcggcgtagagtcctccgggagatgattcccctctccggcagggtgccggaggcgatctcctggatcccccgagatgggatcggcgttggcggcgtctctggaaggttttccgtatcgtggctctcggtactgggggtttcatcacggaggctttaagtaggcggaagggcaagtcaggagggggcacggggccccagatgacagggcggcgcggccaagggggggccgcgccgccctagggtttgggctccctgtggccccacttcgtttcatcttcggacttctggaagcttcgtggaaaaataggcccctgggcgttgatttcgtccaattccgagaatatttccttactaggatttcgaaaccaaaaacagcagaaaacgatgaatcggcacttcggcatcttgttaataggttagttccggaaaatgcacgaatatgacataaagtgtgcataaaacatgtagataacatcaataatgtggcatggaacataagaaattatcgatacgtcggagacgtatcagcatccccaagcttagttctgctcgtcccgagcgggtaaaacgataacacggataatttcggagtgacatgccatcataaccttgatcatactatttgtaaagcatatgtagtgaatgcagcgatcaaaacaatgtatatgacatgagtaaacaagtgaatcataaagcaaagacttttcatgaatagcacttcaagacaagcatcaattaagtcttgcataagagttaactcataaagcaataattcaaagtaaaggcattgaagcaacacaaaagaagattaagtttcagcggttgctttcaacttgtaacatgtatatctcatggatattgtcaacatagagtagtataataagtgcaataagcaagtatgttggaatcaatgcatagttcacacaagtgtttgcttcttgagatggagagaaataggtgaactgactcaacattgaaagtaaaagaatggtcctccatagaggaaaagcatcgattgctatatttgtgctagagctttgattttgaaaacatgaaacaattttgtcaacggtagtaataaagcatatgcatcatgtaaattatatcttataagttgcaagcctcatgcatagtgtactaatagtgcccgcaccttgtcctaattagcttggactaccggttcATCACAATGCACttcgttttaaccaagtgtcacaaaggggtacctctatgccgcctgtacaaaggtctaaggagaaagctcgcattggatttctcgctattgattattcttcaacttagacatccataccgggacaacatagacaacgagataatggactcctcttttatgcataagcatgtaacaacaattaataattttctcatttgagattgaggatatatgtccaaaactgaaactt contains:
- the LOC124660002 gene encoding RING-H2 finger protein ATL39-like, which encodes MAETKGMHEQTTGCLPVDQSCFALSRLSSAYRNSSNARNNDPACCSTTSYLEVLGISFASLLIILFVLCMIRCYLMRRAVNRVTVGSAAAGAAAAVKKRPVGLGEDAIAALPKFEYRDTGEESDRWECAICLCTMADGEVARQLPRCMHVFHRTCVDMWLVAHTTCPICRAEVVKPADDNHSCAKRPAAEAEAGPSSASASALLQDGERDLEAQL